The DNA sequence CGAACGCCACGGGCCGTCTCGACCTGGCGGAACGGCCAGTGCATGGCGTACAGCAGACCGAGGGCCTCAACCGACCGGTCGTGGAGGTACCGGCGGTTGGTTTGGAAGGGCTGCATGCGGCGGATGTCGACGTCCCACAGGTCCATGGGGGGCCGTCCGTTGACGATCCACTCGGCGAGCACCTTGCCGGCTCCTCCGGCCGACTGCATGCCGATGGAGTTGAAGCCGGTGGCTACCCAGTGGTTCCGCAGCTCCGGGGTCTCGCCCAGTAGGTACCGGTCGTCGGGGGTGAATGACTCGGGACCGTTGAAAAACAGGCGGATGCCCACGTCGACCAGGGCCGGGATGCGCTTGCACGCCGCCTCCCACACCGGGGCCAGGTGCTCCCAGTCCTCGTCGAGCTGCATAAACGGCCGGTCGGTGGGGATGCCATCCATACCGAACGGCTTGGCCACCGGCTCGAAGGCGCCGACCATCAAGCGGCCAGCCTCCTCCTTGACATAAATACAGTTGTCGGTGTCGCGCAACACCGGCAGGCCTGACGGCAGGTTCGGGATCGGTTCAGTGACCAGGTAGAAGTGCTCGCAGGCGTGCAGCGGGATGTTGACACCGATGTCGCGGCCCAGCTGGTGTGACCACATGCCGGCCGCCGTGACGACGTGTTCGGCGTCGATCGGGCCCTGGTCGGTGTCCACGCCGATAGCTCGGCCGTCGGCGGTGCGGATGCGCCCCACCGATACGCCCTCAAGGATCCGGACGCCCTTCTCCTTGGCCACGGCGGCCAAGGCCATGGTGGTGTCGACCGGCGAGGCTTGGCCATCGCCGGGCAGCCACACGCCACCGACGATCCCCTCGGGGTTGAGCAGCGGGTAGCGCCCGCAGAGGTCCTCGGCGGTTATCACGTCCACGTCCACGTCGAAGGCGTTAGCCATGCCGGCGCCCCGGACGAGTTCCTCCATTCGTTCCGGGTTGTCGGCCACGCTGAGCGATCCGACCTTCCGGAAACCGGTGGGGTGACCCATCTCATGCTCAAGGGCGTCGTAAAGCTCAGCCGAGTAGGCGGCCAAACGGGTCATGTTGTGAGTGGCCCGGAGGCAGCCAACGAGGCCAGCCGCGTGCCAGGTGGTGCCGCTGGTCAGCGTGTTGCGCTCCAGCAGGACCACGTCGTCCCAGCCCAGTTCGGCAAGGTGGTAGGCCACGCTGGCGCCGACTATGCCACCACCGATGATGACGACCTGGGCCCGATCGGGGACTTGCTTGGCCATAGACGGCGACTCTTTCGTATTGTCGACGGTGGTTCCGACGGGACCTTGCCGTTAGATCGAATCGCTAATAGGTTACGAACTCTAACTCCGGCGAGGCCGACGGTCGACATCAAGTTCGCAGGAGTGTACGACCCGAAACCCCGGGAGATCCCATGAGCACCCATCGGGAACTGGCCAGGAAGCACCTCGTACCCCACTTCACCCCGAAGGCGGCATGGCACAGCGACAGCCTGCCCGTCATCGAACGCGGTGAGGGCTGCTACCTCTACGACGTCGACGGCAACGAGTACCTGGACGGCTTAGCCGGCCTGTTCTGCGTCAACATCGGCCACGGGCGCCCAGACCTATCGGCTGCCGCAGCCAAGCAGATGGACAAGCTGGCCTACTCCACCAACTGGGGCTTCGCGCACCCGCCATCCATCGAAGCGGCGACCATGATCGCCGGCTTCGCTCCCGGGGATCTGAGCGAGACCTTTTTCGTGAGCTCAGGGTCCGAGGCCGTGGAGTCAGCCATCAAATTCGCCCGTAATTACCATCTGGCCCGGGGAGACGAGGACCGGTACAAGGTCATCTCCCGCAACTGGGCCTATCACGGCACCACCCTGGGGGCGCTCTCGGTGACCGGCATTCCCAAGTTTCGGGATCCCTACCTGCCGATGCTGTCGGACGGCACCCGCCACGTGCCCAATACCCGGCAGTGCACCTCACCGGCCGGCACCCCGGTCGCCGAGTTGTCCTGTGTGCAGGCCATCGAAGAGACCATCCTGGCCGAGGGCCCAGAGACGGTTTCGATGGTTATCGCCGAGCCGATCCAGAACGGTGGTGGCGCCCTGGTCCCGCCCGACGGGTACTGGCAGGAACTCCGCCGCATCTGCGACCGTTACGGCGTGCTGCTGGTGGCCGACGAGGTCATCTGCTCGTTCGGCCGGTTCGGTCACTGGTTCGCCAGCGAGCGCAACGGTGTGGTGCCCGACATGATTACCTTCGCCAAAGGCGTCACGTCGGCCTACCAGCCCTTGGGTGGCGTGGTCATCCGGGGCCCGCTGGTCGACGAGGTCTTCGACTCCTCCATTGGCTCGTATGTGCACGGTTCCACCTTCGGGGGCCATCCGGTGGCCACCGCAGTGGCTGTTGCCAACATGACCGCTATGCGCGACGAGGGAGTGATGCAGCACGTTCTGGACACCGAGGGCTACTTCACAGACCAGCTCCAGGCCATGGGCGAAGCCCATGCCTGCGTCCGGGAGGTCCGGGGTACCGGCTTCTTCTACGCCGTCGACCTGTGCGCCGACTCGGGCTCCGACCGGGACCTCAGCACGACCCAGGAGGCCGGTCTACGGGGTGGCACCCTGGGTGGCATGGTCCGCGAGGAGCGCATGACGGTGCGTCCCGACGACCGTGGTTATACCGGCCTGACCATCTCACCGCCCCTGGTCGCCGACCGGACGGTGATCGACGACCTGGTGGCCCGGGTCGACCGGGTGGCCGACCGGATCGACGCCTGGCTGGCCGGGAACGACTGACCGGACTTCGGGCAACCGGCCGACCGGCCTGCCCTACGATCTGCGAGGCTCCGCCCAGCGCGGTGGGGCAAGGGGAGTGACCAGATGAAGGATCTCTCGGTCGATGGGCTGGGCATGGTCTACGAGCTGCCGAAGGGCGGTTCGGTCGAGGCCCTGCACAACGTCTCTTTCGACCTCAAGGCAGGACGGCTCCTGACGCTGCTCGGGCCCTCGGGGTGCGGGAAGACCACGCTGCTCAACATCATCGCCGGCTTTCTGGCGCCGACCTCCGGCTTGGTCACCCTAGGAGGGGACCCCATCACCGGTCCCGGACAGGAACGGGGCATGGTGTTCCAGCAGGGCGCCCTGTTCGAGTGGCAGACGGTCTCCCAGAACGTGGCCTTCGGACCCCGGATGAACCGGAAGAAGCGCTCGGAGACCGAGACCCTGGTCCGTGACCTGCTTTCCACCGTCGGGCTCCAGGGCTTTGGCGACAAGGCGGTTTATGAGCTGTCGGGCGGGATGCAGCAGCGCGTCGCCCTAGCCCGCTGCCTTGCCAACGACCCTGAGGTCATCCTCATGGACGAGCCACTCGGTGCCCTTGACGCCCTCACTCGGGAGAAGATGCAGGGGCTCATCCTCAAACTCTGGCAGGAGACCGGCAAGACGATCATTCTGGTCACTCACAGTGTGGAAGAGGCCCTCTACCTGGGGGACCGCCTGTTCGTGATGGCCCCCCGGCCGGGTCGGATCGAGCGGGAGTACGAACTGCCCTTCGCCAAGGAGGGCCTGGACGTAGACCCACGCGAGATGAAGGCCTCTCCCGAGTTCATCGCCAAGCGGGAGGAACTGCTGTCCCTCATCTGGGAGATGGAGGAGCAGATCATGGGCCACGAGGGGGCGGTGTCATGACCGCCTTGGCCCGCTTCCGACCTGCTGGCCGCAACAGGAGTGCCGGTGCCCGCAAGACGGTGACCTTCGGGGACGCCTCGGAGGTCAAAGGCTCGCCATCGTGGAGCATCGCATCGTTGATCTTCCTGTTCCTGGTCTGGTGGTGGATCAAGCGGGGACCGGACCCCATGGTCAACGACCGCACCTTCCCGTCGCTCCGACAGAGTTGGGATGCCTTCTTCGAGCTCGTGGACATCGGCTACCGGCGGGTCGGGTTGTGGGACCACACCTGGGCCAGCCTGTGGCGGGTGCTCAAGGGCCTCATCTACGGAGTGGTGGTGGGTGTGCCCGTGGGCTTCGCCATGGGACTTTCCAACCGGCTCCGGGGCATCTTCGACCCCATCGTGGAACTCCTCCGCCCCGTGCCCCCCCTGGCTCTTCTACCGCTGTTCATCGTGTGGTTCGGCATCGGCGAGGGCTCGAAGGTCAACCTCCTGTTCTTCGCCGCGGTGTGGATCATGATCATCGCGGCGAGGGCCGGCGTGCTGGGCGTACAGGGCTCCAAGGTCCACGCTGCCTACTCGTTGGGGGCCAACAGGTGGCAGATCCTGCGCTACGTGATCCTCCCCAACGCCCTACCCGACATCTTCACTGGGATGCGGGTGGCCCTCGGCGTGTGCTGGGGGACCCTGGTGGCCGCAGAACTCACCGGAACTACCACCGGCCTGGGAGCCATGATCTTTGCCGCCTCGAAGTTCTTCCGGATGGACATCGTTGTGGTGTCGATCATCATCATCGGGGTCATCGGCGTGACCATGGACCTCATCATGCGGCTTCTGGAACGACGTCTCATCCCCTGGCGAGGCAAGGGCTGACGCCCTCCCGGATGATCCGTCCCACCCCGATCGTTGCCGGCTGGTACGCCCAGGCGGTCGCCGATCCGGCTCGGGTGGTCCTGGCCGATGCCGGAGATCCGCGGGCCGACGAGGCGACGGCCCGCCTGGTCAACGAGGGCCTAGCCGTGCCAGTTCCCCCGACAGTGGACCCCGCCGACGCCCGTCAGGACGAGGCCATAGCCCGGGCTATCGAGGCGGGCCTGGATCCCGACGACCCGGTGGTGGCGGCCGCCGTGCTGGTCCGGTCCGGGGTAGCCGACGCCGCGGTGGCCGGGGCGACTCGGCCCACGGCCGACGTGGTCCGTGCCGGCCTGCGGGTGATCGGGATGGCAACGGACGCCGACGTGGTGTCCAGTTGCTTCCTCCTGGTCCTGCCCGACGGCCGTCCGTTGGCCTACGGAGACTGCGGCGTAGTGCCCGACCCGGATGCAGCCCAACTGGCCTCTATCGCATCGGCCACTGCCGCAACGTTCACCGCGCTGGTTAACGAAGAACCACGGGTGGCCCTGTTGTCGTTTTCAACCCGGGGGAGTGCCGAACACCCGAGGATCGACAAGGTCCGGGAGGCTACGGCACTGGTCGCCGACCGGTGGCCCGGCCTGGCCGTAGACGGTGAGCTCCAGTTCGACGCAGCATGGGTGCCTGAGGTGGCAGCGGCCAAGGCTCCGGGGTCGCCGGTAGCCGGATCGGCCAACGTGTTCGTGTTCCCCGACCTGGACAGCGGCAACATTGCCTACAAGGTCACTGAGAGGTTGGGCGGAGCCCGGGCCTTCGGGCCACTGCTCCAGGGCCTCGACGGGGTCATTCACGACCTGTCACGAGGCTGTTCGGCCGACGACGTCGTAGACGTAGCGGTGATCGCCGGGTTGCAGGCCCGCGCCACGGCCTGACCGACGCCACCCCATGCCGGCTACCGCCGTCCTCCTGGTCCTCGTCTCGACCGTCCTCCACGCGGGCTGGAACACCCGCCTCCACCGGTCGGCCGACCCGGAGACGACCGTGGCCCTGTCCTATCTCCTGGTGGGCATCGTCCTGCTTCCGGCAGTCTGGTTCGATCCACCATCCGAGGTTCCGGGCTGGGTGGTGGCCTCCGCGGCGGCCCAAGGGGGGTACATGGCCCTGCTGGGGACCGCCTACCGAACGGGCAGCCTGAGTGTCGCCTACCCAATTTCCCGGGGTACCGCCCCCCTGCTGGTCGGCCTCGGCGGGTGGCTGCTGCTGGACGAGACGCCAACAGCGGCCACGGCCGCCGGGCTGGTGGTATTGGTGGGAGGGCTCCTGGTCCTGGCCGGGTTGGGCAACCAGCTCCAGGAGAGACGTGCCGTGGTGCTGGCCGCGATCACCGGCCTGTGCACGGTGGCCTACTCGCTCATTGACGCCCGGTCAGTGGACCTGACGGGATCACTGGGCTACCTGTCGATGGTCATGATCCTCAGTTCAGGAGCCGTGCTCCTGGGGCGACGGCCGGGGTGGGCCCGGATGCGGTCCATGCTGGGCGATTCGGCGGTCGTAGGCGCCGGCCAGGGAGGGGCGTATGCCCTCGTCCTGTTGGCCTTTCAGCAGGCCCAGGCCGGGCAGGTGACCGGGCTACGCCAGGTCTCCGTGGTGCTCGGAGTGTTGCTGGCCCGGGAGGCCCTCGGCCCCCGGGCGCTCTGGGGTTCTTTGCTGGTGACCGCCGGAGCCGTCCTAGTCATCTGGTAGGCGACTTAATGGTCGAGTCAGGGTTGGCTCACGAAAACAGAACCGCTCCTAACTGGAAGGTAAGAGCATCTAACAGTAGGATCAGGGGGTGAGCCGAGGGACCCTGGACACGCAGCAGGTGGTGGAGAGCGCGGCGGCTCTGGCCGACGCCGAGGGGCTGGACGCCGTGACCCTCACCCGGGTGGCCGAGCACCTGGGCGTGCGCCAGCCGGCCCTGTACCGCCACGTCGACAACTTCGACGCTCTGATCCGAGCTCTCGGCCTCCGGGGTCGCGGAATCCTTGCCGACCGCCTGGGGGCGGCTGCCGTGGGAATGGCCGGGGACGATGCCGTGCGGGCCATGGGCGCGGCGTGGCGGTCCATGGTGGCCGACCATCCAGGCCTCTACGCGGCGACCGACCGCTATCCGTGCGCCACAGACCCGGAACTGGAGGAAGCGGTGGAGCGGGTGGTCGAGGTGCTGGGTCAGGCCCTAACCGCCTACGGGTTGAGCGACGTCGACCGCGTCCACGCCGCCCGTTCCATGCGGAGCGTGTTCCACGGCTTCGCCCACCTCGAGTCGGGTGACGGGCACCCCTACGCCCTCGACCTGGACGACAGCTTCAACCACCTGGTCGACCTGCTGTGTGCCGGCATCCGGCAGATGGCGACCGTGCCCGTCTGATCCGACCGCACGTTCCGACGACTCGACGAGTGCTTTTGCCATGACCCGCCTCGGCTTCGTCCTGGACTCCGGGAGTTGCATCGGCTGCCACGCCTGCACGGTGGCCTGCAAGAGCGAGCACGATATTCCGCTGGGTGTCAACCGCACGTGGCTCAAGTACGTGGAGACCGGAACCCATCCGAAGACCGAACGCCACTTTTCGGTTATGCGGTGCAACCACTGTGACGACGCCCCGTGCATGACCATCTGCCCGACCTCGGCACTCTTTCGCTCCGACAACGGCGTTGTCGACTTCGACGACGACAACTGCATCGGCTGCAAGGCGTGCATGAACGCCTGCCCCTACGACGCCATCTACCTCAACCCACAGACGAACACCGCCCACAAGTGCAATTTCTGCAACCACCGACTGGAGGACGGCCTGGAGCCGTCGTGCGTCGTGGTGTGCCCCACCCAGGCCATCAGAGTCGGCGACCTAGACGATCCGTCGTCGGAGATCTCCCGCCTCCACGCTGCCGGCGGGATGGTCCGCTCACCGGAGCAGAACACTCGGCCCAAGGTTGTCTACACGGGTTCCACGTCGGCTTCGCTGGACCCTCTGGCCTCAGCCATCGCCGGTGACGGAATGATCTGGGCCGACACAACGCCCGCCCACTCCACACCCACGCCGGTCGCGTTGACCGCCGCCCCCGTACGGGACGACGGACAGGACATGGCCCGCACCACCTACACCACCCAGCATCCGCCGGTCTGGGGATCAATGGTGTCGGGGTACCTGGTCACCAAAGCCATCGCCGCCGGCGTGATGCTGGTGGCCGCCCTTCTGGTCCTCCTCGGGCACGGGGACGACCGAACGGCCGTCGGCGTGGTTCCTCCCGTGGTGGCCGGTGCGTTCCTGGCCCTCACCGGGGTGCTGCTGGTCGGTGACCTCAAGCAACCGAAGCGATTCGTCTACCTCCTTACCCGAGGCAACCGAACATCCTGGCTGGTCAAGGGGGCCTGGGTCCTTGCTGCCTTCGCGGCCTGCCTGGCTGCCTGGTGGATCGCCGGCCTGGCCGGCGCCGGGAGCGCGCTCGCGGCGCTAGTGGTTCCGACCGTCCTACTGGCCCTGGGAACGGCCGGGTACACGGCGTTCCTGTTCGGCCAGTGCGAGGGCCGGGACCTGTGGCAGGAACCGCTTCTACTGCCGGTGCTGGTGAGCCAGGCCGTCATGGCCGGTGGGGCCGTCTATTCGCTGCTCGACCTGTTCCTGGACGTTCCGTCCCACGGGGCTGTCAAGTGGGCCTTCCTGGCCGGCCTGGTGGCCAACGCCGGACTCGTGGCCGCCGAACTGACCGGCGGGCACTCCCGCCACGTGACCATGGCCCTAGCCGAGTTACGGCGGGGCGGCCAGCGGAAGCGTTACCGCGAGTTCGCTTTCTGCACGGTTTTTTCGCTGGTGTTCCTTGGCTTGGACGTCATATTCGGCGAGATCGTCTTCGACTGGTCCGGTCCGGTCCAGCCGCTCGTCCCCCTGGCCGCCCTATACGGCCTGTTCGCCTACGAAGACGCCTACGTGCGGGCCGGCCAGTCGGTCCCGCTCTCCTAGGCCACGATCCGGAGCACGACGATGACCACTGACGGAACCACCGCCGGGCTCTCCAGCTATCCGCCCGAGGAGACCTGGGACCACGTGGAGTCCCTGGACGCCGCCGCTTGGCCCACGAAGGTCCGGCGGGCCCATCGCCTCGTTCCCACCACCTGCTTCAACTGCGAGGCCAACTGCGGCCTGCTGGCCTGGGTGGACAAGGAGACGGGCCGGATCACCAAGTTCGAGGGAAACCCGGTTCACCCGGCCAGTCGGGGCCGGAACTGCGCCAAAGGCCCGGCCACCATCAACCAGGTCGAGGACCCCGAGCGGATCTTGTACCCGATGAAGCGGGTCGGCGAGCGAGGAGAGGGCCTCTGGGAGCGCATCAGTTGGGACCAGGCACTCGACGACATCGGTAGTCGGATCGGCCGGGCGTTCCGCGAGAACCGCCACCACGAGGTCATGTACCACGTCGGTCGGATGGGCGACGACAGCTACATGGAACGGGTGCTTCACTCGTGGGGAATCGACGGCCACAACAGCCACACCAACATCTGCTCTAGCGGTGCCCGGGTGGGCTACGCCTCCTGGATGGGCTTCGACCGACCGTCGGCCGACTTTGCCAACGCCAAGGTGATCTTCCTCATTTCATCGCACCTAGAGGCCGGCCACTACTTCAACCCCCACGCCCAGCGGATCATCGAGGGGCAGCAGAACGGAGCGACCGTCATCTGCGTCGACCCGCGCCTGTCCAACACGGCCTCCAAGGCCGACCACTGGTTTTCAGCGTGGCCGGGCACCGAGGCCTTCCTGCTGCTGGCCATCGCCCGCCTACTGGTCGAGAACGACACCTGGGACCAGGCCTTCTTCGAGCGTTGGGTCAACTGGGAGACCTTCCTTCGGGAGGCCCGACCCGACCTGGACCCGGTGTTTAACAACGTGGGCCCAGCCCTGCTGGACCACTACGCCGACTACACGCCGGCCGCCGCGGCCCGGATGTGCGGTATCGACGAGGACCGCATCCGGACCGTGGCCGACATCATCGGCGACGGCCTAGGGGCCTTCGCATCACACACCTGGCGGGCTTCGTCGGCGGGCAACGAGGGTGGCTGGATGGTGGCCCGGTGCCTCCAATTCCTGAATGTGCTGACCGGCTCGGTGGGCACCGAGGGTGGGACCAACGCCAACGGCTGGAACAAGTTCATACCCGTTACCCCGGCCCACCCCGAACCCCAGGGTCGGTGGAACGAGCTCCAGTGGCCCATCGAGTACCCGCTCTCCCACCATGAGCTGTCGATCCTGCTGCCCCACTTCCTGAAAGCCGGGCGGGCCACGCTGGACACCTACTTCACCCGCGTCTACAACCCGCTGTGGACCAACCCCGACGGTTTCACCTGGATGGAGGTGCTTCGGGACCCGGAGAAGATCGGCTGCCATGTGGCGCTGACGCCGACCTGGAACGAATCGGCGTGGTTCGCCGACTACGTGCTCCCCATGGGGCATGCCTCGGAGCGCCACGACGTATCCAGTTTTGAGACCCACAACGGTCGGTGGATCGGGTTCCGCCAGCCGGTCGCCCGGCGCCACCGCGAGTTGGACGGCGAGGTGTTCGAGCGCACCTACGAGGCCAACCCGGGCGAGGTGTGGGAGGAACAGGAGTTCTGGATCGACCTGTCGTGGCGCATCGATCCGGACGGCTCGCTGGGCATCCGGTCCCAGTTCGAGAGCTGGGAGAACCCGGGAACCCCGCTGACCCTCGACGAGTACTACACGATGCTCTTCGAGAGGTCGGTTCCCGGCCTTCCTGAGGCAGCCGAGGCCGAGGGCCTCGCGCCTTTGGAGTACATGCGGCGCAAGGGGTCATTCGCCCTTCCCGGAGACCAGGTAAAGGTGTACGAACGGGACGTACCGGAGGTCGACCTGGTCGGCGCCGACCGCGACGAAGACGGGGTGTGGCGTCGGCCGGGCACGGCCGGCTCCTACGAGTCGCTGGACGACATCGCCGGCCACATGCCGTTCATCGGCGACGGCTCGCCGGCCGTGGACATTAACGGTCAGGCCAAGCTCGGCTTCCCGACGCCGTCCAAGAAGCTGGAGCTCTTCTCGGAGACAATTCGCGACTGGGGGTGGCCCGAGTACGCGCTCCCGGCCTTCATCCGGAGTCAGGTCCACTGGGAGGACCTGGACCTGACGGCCGGTGAGCGGATCCTCGTGCCGACGTTCCGGATCCCAACCCTGATCCACACCCGATCGTCCAACAGCCAGTGGCTGAACGAGATCAGCCACCGCCATCCGCTGTGGTTGCATCCGTCAGACGCCGAACAGCTGAACATTGAAGAGAACGGCCTAGTCCGCATCACGACCCGGATCGGCCACTTCGTCATCTCGGCGTGGCGTACGGAGGGGATCCGTCCCGGCGTGGTTGCGGCCAGCCACCACATGGGCCGTTGGCGGTTAGAAGAGGAGGCGGCCCGCTCCTGGGGGACGGGTAAGGCCTCCATCGATCGGGACGACGACGGCCGGTGGCGGCTCCGCCGGGAGCACGGTCAGGCGTCCTATGGGAGCGACGACCCGGACACCGGGCTGATCTGGTGGACCGACACCGGCGTGCACCAGAACCTGACCTTCCCCGTACAGCCCGATCCGATCAGCGGTATGCACTGCTGGCTTCAGCGGGTCACGGTGGCCCCGGCAGAGGCCGGCGATGCCTACGGCGACGTCGTGGTCGACACCGAGGCCTCGCACCGCGTCTTCGAGGAATGGCTTGCTAAGACCCGGTCCGGTCCTGGACCCGGTGGGCTGCGTCGACCCCTGTGGATGGCCCGGCCGGTCAAGCCGAAAGCCACCGCCTTCGGCTACGACAGCTGACCGTCGGCGCCGACCAGGTTCCCGTGTCGGCCGGATTACAGGTAGGCGTTGGCCGTCAGGTCGGCAGGAACGATTGAGTCGACCACGGCTCGCAGCGTGGCTTCGAAGAGCGACGGTAGGTCGCTACTAGTGGCCAGGGCCTCACGGGTTGCCGGGTCTAGGTCCGGGTCGTCGAGGTCGGCCAGCACCGAGGTGCGGCGGTGGTCGGCTGGGACGAGGTCGTCCAGCATGGTGGTCACGATGAAGCCGCCCACGCACGCCGTGATGGCCCGCAGGGCGTCGCGGGCCGCCTCGCCCACAACCCCGGACTCTTGCAACTCGCGTGCCATTGCCAACTCCAGATGCTGGGCGTGGAGCGACGCAGCCCCGTGGGCGCTGGCTAACCGGGTGATCTCCCGGTGGGTGATGGCGCTCTCCCAGATGAGGCGGGCCACAGCCAGGACACGGTCGCGCGCCGTGTCGCCCTCCACAGGGGCCTCGGCCAGCCGGGCACCGTGGCGGCGGACCAGAGCGGTGATCAGCTCGGCGCGGTTCCCGACGTGCCAGTAGATGGTGGTTGTGGCCACGTCCAGCTCGTTGGCCAGGCTCCGCATGGTCAGGGCGTCGGCCCCGTCAGCCTCGACCATGGTGATGGCCCGGTCCAGGATCTCTGGGGCTCCGATGCCAGTCCGGCGTCCGGAGTGCCGGGGACCCTCGCCGGTCGGTTCGGGTAGCGACATTTCCAGTGCCTCGGGGTTGTGTTCCATGCGCGATCTCTGCGACAGTGTACAAGATCGAGTAGAACACTGTCCAAGAGGCAATCGCTGCCCGAGGACCGAGAAACCGGAGGAAACCATGGACCGCCAGGTCAGCACCGGCGACGAGCCGTACATCGTTGTCTCGTCCGACACCCACGCCGGGCTGCAGTGTGAGGAATACCGGCCGTACCTGGACTCCGCCCTCCACGAGGAGTTCGACGGCTACGTGGCCGAGCGCCACAAGCACCGCCAAATCGCCGAGGAAGTAAACGCCGAGTTTCTTGCCGAGTGGGAGGGCGAGAACGAATGGGGCCTGCAGGGCGCCTACGACCCGGAGGTCCGCGACCCGG is a window from the Acidimicrobiales bacterium genome containing:
- a CDS encoding 4Fe-4S dicluster domain-containing protein, which gives rise to MTRLGFVLDSGSCIGCHACTVACKSEHDIPLGVNRTWLKYVETGTHPKTERHFSVMRCNHCDDAPCMTICPTSALFRSDNGVVDFDDDNCIGCKACMNACPYDAIYLNPQTNTAHKCNFCNHRLEDGLEPSCVVVCPTQAIRVGDLDDPSSEISRLHAAGGMVRSPEQNTRPKVVYTGSTSASLDPLASAIAGDGMIWADTTPAHSTPTPVALTAAPVRDDGQDMARTTYTTQHPPVWGSMVSGYLVTKAIAAGVMLVAALLVLLGHGDDRTAVGVVPPVVAGAFLALTGVLLVGDLKQPKRFVYLLTRGNRTSWLVKGAWVLAAFAACLAAWWIAGLAGAGSALAALVVPTVLLALGTAGYTAFLFGQCEGRDLWQEPLLLPVLVSQAVMAGGAVYSLLDLFLDVPSHGAVKWAFLAGLVANAGLVAAELTGGHSRHVTMALAELRRGGQRKRYREFAFCTVFSLVFLGLDVIFGEIVFDWSGPVQPLVPLAALYGLFAYEDAYVRAGQSVPLS
- a CDS encoding molybdopterin-dependent oxidoreductase produces the protein MTTDGTTAGLSSYPPEETWDHVESLDAAAWPTKVRRAHRLVPTTCFNCEANCGLLAWVDKETGRITKFEGNPVHPASRGRNCAKGPATINQVEDPERILYPMKRVGERGEGLWERISWDQALDDIGSRIGRAFRENRHHEVMYHVGRMGDDSYMERVLHSWGIDGHNSHTNICSSGARVGYASWMGFDRPSADFANAKVIFLISSHLEAGHYFNPHAQRIIEGQQNGATVICVDPRLSNTASKADHWFSAWPGTEAFLLLAIARLLVENDTWDQAFFERWVNWETFLREARPDLDPVFNNVGPALLDHYADYTPAAAARMCGIDEDRIRTVADIIGDGLGAFASHTWRASSAGNEGGWMVARCLQFLNVLTGSVGTEGGTNANGWNKFIPVTPAHPEPQGRWNELQWPIEYPLSHHELSILLPHFLKAGRATLDTYFTRVYNPLWTNPDGFTWMEVLRDPEKIGCHVALTPTWNESAWFADYVLPMGHASERHDVSSFETHNGRWIGFRQPVARRHRELDGEVFERTYEANPGEVWEEQEFWIDLSWRIDPDGSLGIRSQFESWENPGTPLTLDEYYTMLFERSVPGLPEAAEAEGLAPLEYMRRKGSFALPGDQVKVYERDVPEVDLVGADRDEDGVWRRPGTAGSYESLDDIAGHMPFIGDGSPAVDINGQAKLGFPTPSKKLELFSETIRDWGWPEYALPAFIRSQVHWEDLDLTAGERILVPTFRIPTLIHTRSSNSQWLNEISHRHPLWLHPSDAEQLNIEENGLVRITTRIGHFVISAWRTEGIRPGVVAASHHMGRWRLEEEAARSWGTGKASIDRDDDGRWRLRREHGQASYGSDDPDTGLIWWTDTGVHQNLTFPVQPDPISGMHCWLQRVTVAPAEAGDAYGDVVVDTEASHRVFEEWLAKTRSGPGPGGLRRPLWMARPVKPKATAFGYDS
- a CDS encoding TetR family transcriptional regulator — protein: MEHNPEALEMSLPEPTGEGPRHSGRRTGIGAPEILDRAITMVEADGADALTMRSLANELDVATTTIYWHVGNRAELITALVRRHGARLAEAPVEGDTARDRVLAVARLIWESAITHREITRLASAHGAASLHAQHLELAMARELQESGVVGEAARDALRAITACVGGFIVTTMLDDLVPADHRRTSVLADLDDPDLDPATREALATSSDLPSLFEATLRAVVDSIVPADLTANAYL